From the genome of Tachypleus tridentatus isolate NWPU-2018 chromosome 6, ASM421037v1, whole genome shotgun sequence:
TGACTTGTTGAAAAGGTGACATCCTATGACACTGCTACAATGAAAACCACTAAGCTCTTCAGTACGACtaattctactgccaatgtttatCTATAGAGATTGCATGactgtatgtttgtgttttatgcaTTTGTTAGCAATGTATGTGGTTTAAATAGTCGAATCTAGtaattagaaggggtgttcacatacttttggccatgtagtgtatatattcATGTATACAAACATTTCCTGATTAGCAACCTGTAAAATGCGAATACTCACATTTAGCTATACGTTAATTATTCTTACGTACGGTAGTTGTTAATGCTACGAAAAGTTTTCAGTTTCGTAAATTATGTTTAGCTCTCTGGTTAAATCCGGTTATAGGTACGTGTGCAAATCTCATTCTCGAGGACTGCTCTCTTTGGCAGGACTAGTCAGGTAGCTTATCTGTTGTTTCATGGAATATCATATGTTTTCTAATTGGTTGAATGCATAGCGAATGTGCTTTGTTAAGGaaagttttctttaatattgaagttttatcttgttttctttttttttctgtcaatgGTCATTTAACGTTTCTCTCGTATTTTTCTATGTCACAACGCAATGGTTCACTGTTATTCAATCAGTCTTAAGTTCCTCAGCAATGAAACTTTAACACTATGTCTTAACTTTTTTCTCCTTTTCAAATTACCACATTTATAACTTCGAAGTAGTAGGTCCTCAAATTTCCTTGTTATTGAAAATCTAGCAGCTATGTGACAACTTTGACGTTAAAATACGACATTACAAACGAATTCAGTTAAACGTTCGGTACTATAATGAGCATTTACTTATTGGGGAATGGTatgttatttctattttcaaCTTTTCTAAATAATCTTCCTGTCCATTACTGGTTAACTAATGGAAGATATTGGACATAAACGAAGCACTGGATGCTGGTGTCAAACAACTAATTTATCCGAATCGAGAGTGTGCCATACGTTTCTGATTTCATCCTCAGATTAGACACAATCTGAAAATTACCAGTCCTGATGCAGGTATTCTGGTAATCACAGCACATATTTTCCATATTTCATCTATCATCAGTATTcgtgatattaaagttattttattttgttggtttatagaaaCTTGCAGTCACTATTAATGTGTTTCATATTTCAATAAGTGAGAAAATAAGATACATGAGCACGGAAATAAACATAAGACCACATATCGTTGAAAGTAGAGCATTATATTCTTAGTAAACGCAGTAGTTATAACCTAACGTGGAACTTTGTGCTGGGACACAAACGAACAACCCACTTTTGGGTGTTATTTTTCTCACATGTGACGCGTCctagtggcacatcggtatgtttgcagacttacaacgctaggttctgggttttgatatccttgataggcagagcacagacagctcactTTGTAGCAATTTgctgaacttcaaacaaacagactgATAAGTGAAGTATATGTATCTTGTACACCAACTACCATTGCTAGCTTGAATTTGTTCTAAAGCAGAAGTTAGAAATTTTAACAATTCTTCTGGTTTCATAATTCTAAATGGCACTAACTTTaaatgattttagtttgtttaattacaagtaaatctgcaataatgttatttttcctcctagtgttttatttcatataaataggaaaaaaaattttAGCGGAAGGTATAGATTTGTGGTTATTTGTAAAACTGCTATATGCGTCCAAAACAAATTGTATATTGCAATAAAAAGAGTACAAACAAGAAAAGTGATACTAGTTGGACAGGTTTTGAAACGATTTTCAATCCCTACTTTGGTTTATCTAAACAAAGCAATATAAATTTACTAATTTAactcctcacagctgaaagggcaaacatatttggtgtattAGACATCCGAACTCTGGTGTATCAGACATCCGACCCTCATATTGTGAATTGAGCAGCCTAACTATGAGGCCACGCCACTTCCATAATTCGACACTCTAAAGGGACATAAAAGAAATATGATGTATCTCTCTTGCTTAAAATGTGGAACAGTGAATACAAATATAGTAGTAGTTCTAGTCAACATTtcaattatattgttttgtacagagtaataacaaaaaaagcaATTTCTACAAAAAAAAGCCTAAAAGTACTTAACCTTTCTCGTGTATTTCTGTATTTTCACTGAAGAGCACGCGGCATTAAATCCATCTTTTGGATATAAATCATTGtagtaatgaataaaacaaactgatatcGTAAAGTTTTGTGAACTTAATGGACTGATTACATCATTTTATTGAACCATTTTGTTATATTTGGTTGGAAGAGAATAATCAAAAGcctaattaaatattgtttgtttagtttgaaaGCTGCAGGGGGCTATCTACTCCAACCAACTtcaatttagcagtgacagagtagagggaaggcagctaaccaacACCACCCTCCGTTAACTAtagggccactcttttaccaacgacagGTGGAATTCACCGAAACATTATATCGTCTTCACTGCTGAAAAGAcgagtttttttttcagtgacgAGCATTCAAACCCGAGGTCAACAGATTGTGAGTAGAGCATCCTAACTACAAGGACCCTGACAAAAgagataaaatattgaatttcagATTCAACTTTTATCTTTGGAACGTTTACTGAACTggattaacataataaaaattgtaaattgtaagaatgaaaaataaaacacacgtcTGAATTTACTAGTTCTAAAAGCGAAGATTTTAAAAACGAACATTTTGGatgaagaacaaaataataaaaactttttttctaaGTGAGGGTTTGTTCATTAAATTCTATAGATACACATCCGTTCCTTGAGAACAAAAGTCTCAATGGATACTAACATTTATCTAAGGAACTGTTGGATTGAAACAAATGAGTGTTatcatattgtttaaaactacCTTTTATAAATGTGGGCTAAACATCTCAATTCTGGGAATCGCGTATCATCAGTTTTAATGAtagacacaaaataaaaataaggtaacaTTAGCAATTCCAGAAGATATATACCTTTCTTTTTTAGGGATAAATTAGAAATTCACTCCTGAAGAAAAATGATATACCAGTTGAAAGTGCTCTGGTTCTattgagtttttaattttgtgattaatCTGATTTTGGAGCATGAGTTATTTATTAGTTTCTAAATTGAactataccaatattaataacaataacctGAAATCGATTGCTGGAATCTACCAAAATGTGAATCCCGATATCCACACTTCACCACCAGAGAAAAACTTTTCCGAAAGTTGTTATTGATACCTCCATAGATTATTGGGTTTAGCGCACTATTGAAGTAGGCAAAGAAATTGGCGTAGAAAGAAACAGCAGAAAACCATTTAGGAagctgtaaaataaacaaaatatttgacgtttctttgttatttttataaatgaaattgggaaaaaATGTATATTGAACAGTCTTTATTACTTGATGAATGAATGGGAAATAATTATTGGAATAAATTACAgggtatattatttattaaaatatcaaaataaagacATTTCATCACGTATAATTCgtaagttataaaaatgtattttaagaacAATTATGAGTTcaatacaaatgaaatttatctaatggtaaatataatttttctatatgTAAGTCCGATGGATATTAACGcttgtaatatttgtataatattggTCGCCGATTTTGCCTTAGGTGAAATTCCCAGGATTGCTTAATTAACTATACATTCTAAAGTTTTATATGTGTGTTATTTGTTGACAAAACATATTGCTATACATGTTTAAACAAGTTAAGGTAACATTTAACCGCAAGTTAAGCCGAAATAAAACACCGTGGACAGTTTGACCTCTTTTTAGTTTACTTTAATGGACATGTTAGTCTTAAGTATTAATAAGAATCTTCAACAGTTGTGTAGTTCTCTAAAATACGATTTACTAAGTTGTAGCAATTGGAGCAGTTTTACTGCAATGTTATTTGTTTCAATAACTTTTTATTGataataattattctaataaaatgtttttttttcttaaactatcTGTGGActacatataaaaattatttaataaagatgAAGTATAActgattaattaacattattaatgaGGTTACTTTAGTATGATCGCCAAAAGAgatgcaaatattttatatgtttcgCTTATGATTAAGTAGCATCATACGtgagtgatgataataataattcgGGAATGGCCAAATTAAATCCACGTTAAAAATACAGTTTCTTTTAGAGTAATAATAAATCATACTAGTTTTATTCCATGCTCATCAATaagaatatgaaatatttatataaagaaaatggTAATTACAACGTCTTAGTATGACAATTTTGTCTGTTCAAACACTTTGCTGAATGTCATTGTTATAATGTTTCTAACATAAATGCATCAACCGTTGCATAAGCAAATAATTCCTTTAAAACTTATGATATACAACATTGTAGAAGAAacttatgaaacaataataatttcagaGAGTACAGTTTGCCTAATGTAGAACAATATAAAATCCTATTAGatgtgtataatttataaaaaagtaaacctGTATTAGATGTATCATAAATACAAAGTTACTCCACTCTGTGATGTACCCTGTATGTCATTTTGATCTGTTTGctagaaattaatacaaaattattctatGCTGATATGTTAATTATGCCGTAATATTTGATACATCACAATACCCCTAGTTAGATGCCTATATTTACGTTGCctacattttcaaaactttttgattatttgaataaaaatacttatttcaaacaTCTTCATACATTGAGATCACACTAATTGTACTAGTTTGCATTTTCAGACTTTTTAAACATTACATCACTTTTATGTTTCTTACCTCTCCAATTTCAGTACTTGAGTGCACAAACTGAGAATACAGGATGATAACTTGTAAAGGTAGCCAACAAGCGACGAAAGCTATTAGCACGATACAAACCAGTTTGATGACCTAAGAAAAACGAAAATTATAGACAAGCAGGCTGAAAGAAGATTCTTTGTGCTGAAACTAACTTGTATTTAATGTAGATTAAACTTATTTCGttcaaaaagaaatatacaaaagagTGTGTCAATATTTATGATTTAGAATTAATAAGTTAAGAATCAGAACTTTACTAAAAAATTATTTCTACCATCAAAATAGTtaccaataatattattttgagtGTGTATTTCGGCAACTAAGTGAATTCATATGTTATTTAATGCGAATGTCATACTTACTATGTTTCTTTAGAAAGACGTTAGTTTTATACTTTACGTTATGCTTGTGCTTAATTTTTGAACTTGCattatttactattaatatattataaaaatataattgtgttataATCTGTCTAACGTATTATATAAGATATGTTGGTTAAACTAATAACCAATGATCTAAGATTAAGATACATTACAGACATTTTGAGTATCTGATTAATAATTTCTTTGAgaattttgaacatttcaaaattcactatatatatataaagctggtttattaaagaaattaattttagttatataaataacttaaattaaagtttatttgagaatttgttttacaaatattgtataatgtttaaattaatcaggttctttttatatctttaaaactatGTTTACTTGATAACTGAATTCCTCCATTTATGTTTGACAAAGTGATTTGAATTTTTGGACATATGTTTTTGACCACGACAGAATATAGACGAAGAAAAACGCAAAAGAAGTTTGACTGAGCGCATTTACTTAGAGTTTGGTACTGATTTGCAAGAACtcgtataaaattaataatttacattcagATTTTGGGAAGTGAAAACTTTCTTAGGGCTTGGTCTCTGGGTTTACAAGATAAATTATAGGAATGTGTAAAGCTATCTAAACAATAACCTAAGTTCGGAATTTCGAAAATTTTATATCTGGAGTATCAAAATGGGGATTTTATGGGGTTTAGTTGGTTTTCCTCCACACATGAAAATAAAGATTTGCTATTTTCAACTGGAGTAGCACTGTAGGGCTAAATGGTTATGTCAGAGGCTCCATGGTTTTAGCATAGTCACCTCGAAACTGGAATTGTTGTCCAGAGAGAGAGATACACAGCTACTCTTAATTAAATAGAATCCTTGATTGTCGTAGTTTCAAATCACCAAAATTAATTGTGCAAAGTGTATTCAATAACACACTGCAGTTTGAACTCTTATCCGTCCAAACTTCTCTAACCATAAATCATGCCTGGCACGGTAATACAAATAAACGTAAAAGATAAATTTGCGGTTTAAATTTTGCAAACGTTTGAATTTTGTCGTATATTGGGATCAAAGAGTTTCTGGAGCTTTAAAATTGGTTTTTCAGATTTATCTGAAAATTCTTCAGAACAGGTAAATTCTCATTCAAAATAGTGTGTGTAAAAACATTGGTACATAATGTTTGTGcatatttactaatttatttatgtattagttCTGTATATCGTAAAGGTAGAACTACAGGTGAATAatgtaatagaatattttatacaaatgcaAAAAGTGTAACGTGTGAAGCTTAATAATAGGTCATGACGCATATGATATCAACGTTTTATTAAGGAAGCAAGTTTTCATAGGAATAACTTTATCTGTCTTGCTTGTGGAAGCTGGTttggtatttatatatttagtttgtgtttgataattattaaataacagtaaGCTTTACAAGAATGACTTGGAAACGCTTTTATatcaaaatcacatttttatgcAGTTGTCACGAATATTTCATTGttggtaaagaaaaataatatttatgtaaaaaatgaaatgtaatcaAAAGAATTTCCAAATTTAACTGTATTAGTGGCTTTGTCTTTTAGAATCTGGTATTATACGTATTAAATTTCTCTTGTGAGATACAATTTATCTCAATTTAAAAGTCTGTACCTTTTTTTTCGATCGGTGCTGTACTCTCATATTCACTGGGTTTCTTTCGCCGGGTATTTCAGATACCCATAGCCTCCAGATAATCAGGAAATAGGCAGCAGCCATAATGGCTACAGGGAGGAAAAACAGAATTACTGCAACAAATGTGTAATACAACTGCTTCGAAGGGTAGGTTGTTACACACTTTTGGAGACTTTCATCATAATCAATGGAAGGGGGCCAAATTTCGTCGCAATGCGCCTGAGCAAAGTCCTTCcactacagaaaaataataatttattaacaagaaagaaaaacaaaataatcccTTTTATTTGTGTTGAAAATGTTGTAAGacaatcatttaaataaatacttttaaatgcGGTTTAAGTTAGTTGCcttctgaaacaaaaattatctaGATAGTCAATCtacaatattttactattttataagtaACATGCAAATAACTTGTGGTTTAATAACTTCATTTTGAGTTTAACTAATCCAAATTGATTAACGTTGTTAGACCAAAGACGTCCagaaatatcttaaaaataaaaactcatcTTTCTAGATCACTAACTCgtcttttaattgtatttattaagaCTCGGCGTTACTTGTTTATATCACAGGAAATAACAGGGTATaacaattaattgaaaattaaatatacagtGCTTCAAAAAACTTTTCAGGGACTTGTTATGCATTTGAGTATACGATAAATTTATTTCTAGCCAATCAGATGATGTGAGAAGATCACTTCTGTCTTTTACAGCACTTAATTGGCTCAAAATGTGTGGTTGTGTGTTGgtttaatatagtttttaatactTACACTTATTCTTTGCATGAAAAACTGCtagaaagtttcttttaaaaaattaaaatgtatattacgTGATCTATTTAAACATATAATGACTAAAATTTCACAAAAACTCACTGAATCTCGCTCGAACAAGCTTAAACTAGTGGTAAGTATTAGTAACTGCGTATAGTTTCAAACTAATGGAATGATTGTTACCACTTCTTTATTTCTCTACTTGTAAATTCAACCAGTTAAAAAATTGATACTAAACGTCATTTACCAAAAGTAAAttgcacaaataaataaaaaatcggaactattaatatttttgttgtgatagtttaaataataaaataattccaatCATTTAACATATGCAAGTCAAGCATCAAACATATGATTTGAAATGTAAATGATTGGTCATTTATCTGCGTTATACGTGTATAATAATCTCACAAAATGAGATGCATTCCGTTTAACGCGAAACAGTTCATATGCAATAGTTTCAAAAACATGTCCTTTAAACCAATGATATATACAGcaatatatgttttttaataatactgaGTCATGCTTCCTCCTATAGCTAGGTGTAAACACATTTAAAGTGAATTTGGATTGTGATCCAATTCTCATACCCatacagaaataaaactgaacaataataattattgatgAACATAGCGACAAATGATACCATTATTCTACTCATTATAGCGAGAACAGAGTACAATTTATTCCACATGCTGCCGCAACATGCCGTGACCATGTGAATGATATTATACTTCCtgtaacatatttactgttatacatttattttattagatacgtttgtttcattttagtgGATATagcgtatattgttaaatgtgtattgcgcaagtccggcctgttctttaaatttgtagaatattctcgagtgtaagaatcaacaatatatgtcgTTCGtaagcactagcgtatcttcgaatatccGTGAGCTTTATGAATTTTACctaattaatataaataccaGCTATCGCAAGATGCCGAGagacaataattaaaaattgttggtcagctacaatCAGTATACTCTAAGTCTCGGAAGCTACAATTGTgatattaatcagaaaactacataatttgaccaggaacgtttatagattttaaatattaCGAACCGTTCAATTTTAAAGAATTAACTtctgacgttagtatttctacgactCTATCGCATAACTTCTGAAAAAAAACTTACgtgtgaagaatagagctagctagcattaccatcaaatgaagtgtatatatgtatcaacataaaattaatttgcgcctcgtggacctggaccgttgataaaatatgtgtttttcttttagaaaagcCACAGTGGGGAATCTGCCATGTTCACcgaagggtgtgtgtgttttctcatagcaaagtcacatcgggctattttctgagtctaccgaggggaatcgaactgaTGATTTTAGCGCTGTACCAACAGGGGACTGATAAAATACTTacttccagaccagatataagactaaatttttgtatataagcAATTATTTGGAATagctat
Proteins encoded in this window:
- the LOC143252804 gene encoding substance-K receptor-like isoform X2; protein product: MTCLTCSVLTLTAISCDRFVAILFPFRARITKQRTGVVIIVIWLIALAAATPFLVYREYFQIQWKDFAQAHCDEIWPPSIDYDESLQKCVTTYPSKQLYYTFVAVILFFLPVAIMAAAYFLIIWRLWVSEIPGERNPVNMRVQHRSKKKVIKLVCIVLIAFVACWLPLQVIILYSQFVHSSTEIGELPKWFSAVSFYANFFAYFNSALNPIIYGGINNNFRKSFSLVVKCGYRDSHFGRFQQSISGNCKKSSSTLTSATSSKLLSGKCFEYRKNQTSRHKAGLDNEQRNIENQNLATFSSTTCLSKGRNSTRGNDSMRSQMLKSTLKRKLEHRV